One genomic region from Salvia hispanica cultivar TCC Black 2014 chromosome 2, UniMelb_Shisp_WGS_1.0, whole genome shotgun sequence encodes:
- the LOC125207168 gene encoding LOW QUALITY PROTEIN: bifunctional aspartokinase/homoserine dehydrogenase, chloroplastic-like (The sequence of the model RefSeq protein was modified relative to this genomic sequence to represent the inferred CDS: deleted 1 base in 1 codon; substituted 1 base at 1 genomic stop codon) produces MAFASSLSPSYSVPSLVPKPKNSITTLNKIYPFSFPHRAPIFRVSCSSQLQGRDSSNFNLFASVNSADVLLDDAVEQVRVPKGDTWSIHKFGGTCVGTSERIQNVANIVVKDESQRKLVVVSAMSKVTDMMYDLIQKAQARDDSYVTAMDAVLEKHQLTATDLLKGDDLNKFLARLHEDVNNLKAMLRAIYIAGHATESFSDFVAGYGELWSAELLSSVIRKSGLKCACMDTRDVLIVNPTSSDQVDPDYVESGRRLDKWYSKNSSDIIVATGFIASTPENIPTTLKRDGSDFSAAIMGALFKARQVTIWTDVDGVYSADPRKVSEAVVLNKLSYQEAWEMSYFGANVLHPRTIIPVMKYDIPIVIRNIFNLSALGTTICRPADNECEDGLGSAVKGFATIDNLALVNVEGTGMAGVPGTASAIFSAVKDVGANVIMISQASSEHSVCFAVPEKEVRAVAAALESRFREALSAGRLSQIISCSLNSFFDVGRFTSLFEVLNLFENISRVLCHLKKDSNLXYLKLRTLQRQSYTHYFYEATVGAGLPIISTLQGLLETGDKILQIEGIFSGTLSYIFNNFEGARAFSEVVKEAKEAGYTEPDPRDDLSGTDVARKVIILARESGLKLELSDIPIQSLVPDQLKDVASAEEFMEQLHKYDPDLAKQRQEAEATGEVLRYVGVVDVVNQKGTVELRRYKKEHPFAQLSGSDNIIAFSTQRYEKQPLIVRGPGAGAEVTAGGVFSDILRLASYLGAPS; encoded by the exons ATGGCGTTCGCCTCTTCCCTCTCTCCATCCTATTCCGTACCGTCTCTTGTTCCTAAGCCCAAGAATTCCATCACAACGCTCAACAAGATCTACCCTTTCTCTTTCCCCCACCGCGCCCCCATTTTCAG AGTGAGTTGCAGTTCTCAGTTACAAGGAAGGGACTCGTCGAATTTTAATCTGTTTGCTTCAGTCAATAGTGCAG ATGTTTTACTGGACGATGCTGTCGAGCAAGTTAGAGTTCCAAAAGGTGACACTTGGTCCATTCATAAATTTGGGGGCACCTGTGTTGGAACTTCTGAAAGAATACAAAATGTTGCAAACATTGTTGTGAAGGATGAGTCGCAGAGAAAACTGGTTGTCGTGTCTGCAATGTCAAAGGTGACGGATATGATGTACGATCTCATACAAAAGGCTCAGGCTCGGGATGATTCCTATGTAACAGCCATGGATGCTGTTCTGGAGAAGCACCAGTTGACAGCAACTGATCTGCTCAAGGGAGATGATCTGAATAAATTCTTGGCACGGTTGCATGAGGATGTAAATAACCTGAAGGCAATGCTGCGTGCAATATACATTG CTGGTCACGCAACTGAATCTTTTTCCGACTTTGTGGCTGGATATGGTGAGTTATGGTCTGCAGAGTTACTGTCTTCGGTTATCAGAAAG AGTGGGTTAAAATGTGCTTGCATGGACACTAGAGATGTCCTCATAGTAAACCCTACAAGTTCTGATCAAGTTGACCCAGATTACGTGGAGTCAGGTCGAAGACTAGATAAGTGGTACTCCAAAAATTCATCTGACATAATTGTTGCGACTGGTTTTATTGCCAGTACACCTGAGAATATTCCCACAACTTTGAAGCGAGACGGAAGCGACTTTTCTGCTGCCATCATGGGTGCCCTGTTCAAAGCACGTCAAGTCACAATCTGGACAGATGTGGATGGTGTCTACAGCGCAGATCCCAGAAAAG TTAGTGAGGCTGTGGTTTTGAACAAGTTGTCTTATCAGGAGGCATGGGAAATG TCATACTTTGGAGCAAATGTTTTACACCCTCGAACAATCATTCCTGTCATGAAATACGACATTCCAATTGTGATAAGAAATATTTTCAACCTCTCTGCACTGGGGACAACAATCTGCCGACCTGCTGACAATGAATGTGAAGATGGGTTGGGATCTGCTGTTAAAGGGTTTGCAACAATCGACAATTTGGCCCTTGTAAATGTTGAAGG AACTGGAATGGCTGGGGTTCCAGGTACTGCTAGTGCTATTTTTAGCGCTGTGAAAGACGTCGGAGCAAATGTGATTATGATATCCCAG GCCAGTAGTGAGCATTCTGTGTGTTTTGCTGTGCCTGAAAAAGAAGTCAGGGCTGTTGCTGCAGCGTTAGAGTCTAGATTTCGTGAGGCTTTGAGTGCTGGTCGTCTTTCTCAG ATAATCTCGTGTTCATTGAATTCATTCTTTGATGTTGGAAGGTTTACCTCATTGTTTGAAGTacttaatttgtttgaaaacATATCACGGGTCCTCTGTCATTTGAAAAAGGATAGTAAT TTGTAGTATTTGAAGCTGAGAACTCTTCAACGACAGTCGTACACTCATTACTTTTACGAAGCAACTGTTGGAGCTGGTTTACCAATCATTAGCACTTTGCAAGGACTCCTTGAAACTGGGgataaaatattacaaattgAAGGCATTTTTAG TGGGACTTTAAGTTACATATTTAACAACTTCGAGGGTGCACGAGCATTTAGTGAAGTGGTGAAGGAGGCAAAAGAGGCAGGTTATACCGAACCTGATCCAAGAGACGATTTATCTGGGACAGATGTTGCTAGAAAG GTGATAATCCTTGCCCGAGAATCTGGATTGAAGCTGGAACTATCAGACATTCCCATTCAGAGTCTAGTGCCGGACCAACTGAAG GATGTTGCATCGGCTGAGGAGTTTATGGAGCAGCTCCATAAGTACGATCCAGACCTCGCGAAGCAAAGGCAGGAGGCTGAAGCTACTGGAGAA GTCTTGAGATACGTTGGAGTAGTGGATGTCGTCAACCAGAAAGGAACAGTTGAGCTGCGGAGATATAAGAAGGAGCATCCGTTTGCCCAACTTTCTGGATCTGACAACATAATAGCATTCTCAACTCAGAGGTACGAGAAGCAGCCACTGATTGTTCGTGGCCCTGGTGCTGGAGCTGAGGTGACGGCTGGTGGAGTATTCAGCGACATATTGCGCCTTGCATCATATCTTGGTGCACCATCGTAA
- the LOC125205031 gene encoding uncharacterized protein LOC125205031 isoform X2 codes for MDTVEAAIEIQDWELLQTNSDTEAAPVTSSAASFDAIDSTALIQANYFASDPHDRCEVPVDDGDSVGDGSPSWNDPLLGEYSLHRPNKEPSEFWPDSGSERSGDQKLGELEGGNELGFREIEEDAKYEAIEVKGEDLGDSGVESVGVDGDSAEIGDVSEMSRVDGESAKISDVSEVSVEGDVDMRADSQVSSDEIEGIESGGEVVDVAAGMKNGGGELEKSGVVWWKMPMEFLKYCMMRMNPVWTVPVAAAFLGFVILGRRLYKMKRKSKGLKINVAVDDKASQVMSRAARLNEAFSVVKLVPVIRPALPSVGSTSSWSVMSIR; via the exons ATGGATACTGTTGAGGCCGCAATTGAAATCCAAGACTGGGAGCTTCTCCAAACCAACTCGGACACAGAGGCGGCGCCGGTGACCTCCTCGGCTGCCTCGTTCGACGCAATTGACTCCACCGCCTTGATTCAGGCCAATTATTTCGCATCGGACCCTCACGATCGTTGCGAGGTGCCTGTGGATGATGGTGATTCGGTTGGGGATGGTAGCCCTAGCTGGAATGATCCGTTGTTGGGGGAGTATTCGCTCCACCGCCCTAACAAGGAGCCATCCGAATTTTGGCCGGATTCTGGCAGTGAGAGGTCTGGAGATCAGAAATTAGGCGAATTGGAGGGGGGAAACGAGTTAGGGTTTCGCGAAATTGAGGAAGACGCTAAATATGAGGCGATTGAGGTGAAAGGGGAGGATTTGGGGGATTCCGGCGTGGAATCGGTTGGAGTTGACGGCGATTCTGCTGAAATCGGCGATGTTTCCGAGATGAGCAGAGTTGATGGCGAGTCTGCTAAAATTAGCGATGTTTCTGAGGTGAGTGTGGAAGGAGACGTGGATATGCGCGCTGATTCGCAGGTTTCGAGCGATGAGATTGAGGGGATTGAAAGCGGAGGTGAAGTTGTTGACGTTGCGGCCGGGATGAAAAACGGCGGTGGTGAGCTTGAGAAGAGCGGCGTAGTGTGGTGGAAGATGCCAATGGAGTTTCTGAAGTACTGTATGATGAGAATGAATCCTGTTTGGACTGTCCCGGTCGCTGCTGCTTTTTTGGGGTTTGTGATTTTAGGCCGCAGGTTGTATAAGATGAAGAGGAAGTCTAAGGGGTTGAAGATCAATGTTGCTGTTGATGATAAG GCATCTCAGGTGATGAGCCGCGCCGCTCGTCTGAATGAAGCTTTCTCAGTCGTGAAACTGGTCCCAGTGATCCGCCCTGCACTGCCGTCTGTTGGCTCCACTAGCAGCTGGTCCGTGATGAGCATAAGATGA
- the LOC125205031 gene encoding uncharacterized protein LOC125205031 isoform X1: MDTVEAAIEIQDWELLQTNSDTEAAPVTSSAASFDAIDSTALIQANYFASDPHDRCEVPVDDGDSVGDGSPSWNDPLLGEYSLHRPNKEPSEFWPDSGSERSGDQKLGELEGGNELGFREIEEDAKYEAIEVKGEDLGDSGVESVGVDGDSAEIGDVSEMSRVDGESAKISDVSEVSVEGDVDMRADSQVSSDEIEGIESGGEVVDVAAGMKNGGGELEKSGVVWWKMPMEFLKYCMMRMNPVWTVPVAAAFLGFVILGRRLYKMKRKSKGLKINVAVDDKKASQVMSRAARLNEAFSVVKLVPVIRPALPSVGSTSSWSVMSIR; the protein is encoded by the exons ATGGATACTGTTGAGGCCGCAATTGAAATCCAAGACTGGGAGCTTCTCCAAACCAACTCGGACACAGAGGCGGCGCCGGTGACCTCCTCGGCTGCCTCGTTCGACGCAATTGACTCCACCGCCTTGATTCAGGCCAATTATTTCGCATCGGACCCTCACGATCGTTGCGAGGTGCCTGTGGATGATGGTGATTCGGTTGGGGATGGTAGCCCTAGCTGGAATGATCCGTTGTTGGGGGAGTATTCGCTCCACCGCCCTAACAAGGAGCCATCCGAATTTTGGCCGGATTCTGGCAGTGAGAGGTCTGGAGATCAGAAATTAGGCGAATTGGAGGGGGGAAACGAGTTAGGGTTTCGCGAAATTGAGGAAGACGCTAAATATGAGGCGATTGAGGTGAAAGGGGAGGATTTGGGGGATTCCGGCGTGGAATCGGTTGGAGTTGACGGCGATTCTGCTGAAATCGGCGATGTTTCCGAGATGAGCAGAGTTGATGGCGAGTCTGCTAAAATTAGCGATGTTTCTGAGGTGAGTGTGGAAGGAGACGTGGATATGCGCGCTGATTCGCAGGTTTCGAGCGATGAGATTGAGGGGATTGAAAGCGGAGGTGAAGTTGTTGACGTTGCGGCCGGGATGAAAAACGGCGGTGGTGAGCTTGAGAAGAGCGGCGTAGTGTGGTGGAAGATGCCAATGGAGTTTCTGAAGTACTGTATGATGAGAATGAATCCTGTTTGGACTGTCCCGGTCGCTGCTGCTTTTTTGGGGTTTGTGATTTTAGGCCGCAGGTTGTATAAGATGAAGAGGAAGTCTAAGGGGTTGAAGATCAATGTTGCTGTTGATGATAAG AAGGCATCTCAGGTGATGAGCCGCGCCGCTCGTCTGAATGAAGCTTTCTCAGTCGTGAAACTGGTCCCAGTGATCCGCCCTGCACTGCCGTCTGTTGGCTCCACTAGCAGCTGGTCCGTGATGAGCATAAGATGA
- the LOC125207339 gene encoding MDIS1-interacting receptor like kinase 2-like yields the protein MHRSLVLTASLLVLSLLRLAPAASAAACHPDDESGLLGFKSGITADPSGMLASWKKGSDCCQWFGITCLTGPRVTALSLVGRPGNLTTSLSGKISPSLSKLKFLDSIYLQDLNNLTGPFPDFIFTLPNFLIIYIENNKLSGPIPARIGNLTQLIAFSVEGNRFSGPIPSSLGNLGQLSQLKLGGNRLSGAIPATLSRLSNLTLLSLDRNQLSGPIPDIFPGLTSLISLSFSHNKLTGKIPNSLSILAPKLRFLELGHNSLSGAIPGFLGKFQALDTLDLSWNNYTGPVPKSFANLTKIFNLDLSHNRLTDPFPAMNVKGIESLDLSHNLFNLGSIPKWVISSPIIYSLKLAKCGLKIKLDDFRPVQTYFYDYIDLSENEITGSPVQLVNRTDYLVGFYASGNKLRFDLGSLRFSKRLRYLDLSRNMIYGKVPKAVSGLSKLNVSSNQLCGALPPNKFPAASFAGNKCLCGSPLAPCKA from the coding sequence ATGCATCGCTCGCTAGTACTCACCGCTTCCCTCCTTGTACTCTCCCTCCTCCGCCTCGCCCCGGCCGCGTCCGCGGCCGCCTGCCACCCGGACGACGAATCCGGGCTCCTCGGGTTCAAGTCGGGCATCACGGCCGACCCGTCCGGCATGCTAGCCTCGTGGAAAAAGGGCTCCGACTGCTGCCAATGGTTCGGCATCACCTGCCTGACGGGCCCCCGCGTCACGGCCCTATCCCTCGTGGGCCGGCCCGGAAACCTCACCACCTCCCTATCCGGTAAAatctccccctctctctccaaaCTCAAATTCCTAGACAGCATCTATCTCCAAGATCTCAACAACCTCACCGGCCCGTTTCCCGATTTCATATTCACCCTCCCCAATTTCCTCATCATCTACATcgaaaacaacaaattatcCGGCCCGATCCCGGCCCGAATCGGCAATTTGACCCAATTAATCGCATTCAGCGTCGAAGGAAACCGTTTCTCCGGCCCGATTCCGAGCTCCCTGGGAAACCTAGGCCAGCTGTCTCAGCTCAAACTCGGCGGAAACCGCCTCTCCGGCGCAATTCCGGCCACACTCAGCAGGCTGAGCAACCTCACCCTGCTGAGCCTGGACCGGAACCAACTATCCGGGCCAATCCCGGATATATTCCCGGGCCTCACCAGCCTCATAAGCCTAAGCTTCTCCCACAACAAATTAACCGGGAAAATTCCCAACAGCCTTTCAATTTTAGCGCCAAAATTAAGATTTCTCGAGCTCGGCCACAACTCGCTATCCGGAGCTATCCCGGGCTTTCTCGGAAAGTTTCAGGCCCTTGATACGCTGGATCTTTCCTGGAACAATTATACCGGGCCTGTCCCCAAATCTTTTGCAAATCtcaccaaaattttcaatcttgaTCTGTCCCACAACAGATTAACCGATCCATTTCCAGCTATGAATGTGAAAGGCATCGAATCGTTAGATTTATCCcacaatttattcaatttggGCTCGATTCCGAAGTGGGTGATCTCGTCTCCGATTATCTACTCTCTGAAGCTGGCGAAATGCGGGCTCAAGATAAAGCTAGATGATTTTCGGCCCGTGCAGACTTATTTTTACGACTACATCGATTTATCCGAGAACGAGATAACCGGAAGCCCGGTTCAGCTGGTGAACCGGACCGATTATTTGGTGGGTTTCTATGCTTCGGGTAATAAGTTGAGGTTCGATTTGGGGAGTTTAAGGTTTTCGAAGAGGCTAAGGTACTTGGATTTGTCGAGAAATATGATTTATGGGAAAGTGCCTAAGGCCGTCTCGGGTCTGTCCAAGTTGAATGTTAGTAGTAACCAATTGTGTGGGGCGTTGCCGCCGAACAAGTTCCCGGCAGCTTCGTTTGCCGGGAATAAATGCCTCTGCGGCTCTCCATTGGCGCCGTGCAAAGCTTAA